The following are encoded in a window of Lactobacillus panisapium genomic DNA:
- the truB gene encoding tRNA pseudouridine(55) synthase TruB gives MINGILVVDKDKGMTSADVVYHLRKALHIRKIGHAGTLDPDVTGVLPIAIGQATKLIELMHTQNKKYVGTAILGYATDSYDISGKVLKSQKLTDPIAKEEIEQQMKKFVGQIEQVPPIYSAVRVNGKHLYEYAREGIEVDRPKRQVQIFAYDTMSEPVFDSKTGFQEFDFQIECSKGTYVRSLVNDLGTRLGVPAVMKTLRRTASSGFTIDQAVKLDQIIAHPDEVTNFIQPIDAFFKDYETCDLTSGQWLKVKNGNSIPLKTNAKKVALRYNNSVKAIYQKDDAVYRPDLMLLQNE, from the coding sequence ATGATAAATGGAATTTTAGTGGTTGATAAAGACAAAGGCATGACCAGTGCTGACGTCGTCTACCATTTACGTAAAGCCCTTCATATTAGGAAAATCGGTCATGCTGGTACTTTGGATCCCGATGTAACTGGTGTTTTGCCAATAGCGATTGGTCAGGCTACCAAGTTAATTGAACTAATGCATACGCAAAATAAGAAATATGTGGGAACAGCTATTTTAGGCTATGCTACTGATAGCTATGATATAAGTGGCAAGGTTCTCAAGAGTCAGAAGTTGACTGATCCGATTGCAAAAGAAGAAATTGAACAGCAAATGAAAAAATTTGTTGGCCAAATTGAACAAGTACCACCAATTTATTCAGCTGTCCGGGTTAATGGTAAGCATCTATATGAATACGCTCGTGAGGGTATCGAAGTAGACCGGCCAAAAAGGCAAGTGCAAATTTTTGCCTATGATACTATGTCTGAACCGGTATTTGATTCAAAAACCGGTTTTCAAGAATTTGATTTTCAAATTGAATGCAGTAAAGGTACATATGTAAGATCCCTTGTTAATGACTTAGGCACCCGGCTCGGGGTTCCAGCCGTGATGAAAACATTACGCCGGACTGCAAGTTCTGGTTTTACCATTGATCAAGCGGTTAAACTTGATCAAATTATTGCTCATCCTGATGAAGTGACCAACTTTATTCAACCAATTGATGCCTTTTTTAAGGACTATGAAACTTGCGATTTAACTAGTGGTCAATGGCTGAAAGTAAAAAATGGCAATTCAATCCCTTTGAAAACGAATGCAAAAAAGGTTGCATTAAGGTACAATAATAGCGTTAAAGCAATCTATCAAAAGGATGATGCTGTTTATCGCCCTGATTTGATGCTGTTACAAAACGAATAG
- the rimP gene encoding ribosome maturation factor RimP encodes MTKVKDSVLAEIKPIIEQRNDEFVDIEYVKEKGQNYLRIYVDRENGIDMDEIAGLSELISAKLDEIEPDPFPDPYVLELSSPGIERPLKSEKDWQKALNNYVHVGLYQKVLGEKEYEGTLKSFNTDEIELEVKIKTRRKQLTIPRKLIANIRFAIEF; translated from the coding sequence TTGACGAAAGTTAAAGATTCTGTACTTGCAGAGATCAAACCAATCATTGAACAACGCAATGATGAATTTGTAGATATTGAATACGTAAAAGAAAAAGGTCAAAATTATTTAAGAATATATGTTGACCGCGAAAATGGAATTGATATGGACGAAATAGCTGGACTTAGCGAATTAATTTCCGCCAAGTTAGATGAAATCGAGCCTGATCCATTCCCTGATCCTTACGTTTTAGAATTATCTTCTCCTGGTATCGAACGACCTTTAAAATCTGAGAAGGATTGGCAAAAAGCATTGAATAATTACGTTCACGTTGGCCTTTACCAAAAAGTTCTCGGTGAAAAAGAATACGAAGGTACGTTAAAGTCATTTAATACTGATGAAATCGAATTAGAAGTAAAGATAAAAACAAGGCGGAAACAATTAACTATTCCCCGTAAGTTAATTGCAAATATACGTTTTGCAATTGAATTTTAG
- the ribF gene encoding riboflavin biosynthesis protein RibF codes for MHIIHLTYPIGEKLFPTNIILALGFFDGVHLGHQQLIKIAKKKADDKHLPLVVMTFDRHPKEVYQNSQVTYIDNLGEKAYKMQKLGVDYLLVMHFNEQFCQLTAQEFVDNIVVKLGADTVVAGFDYTYGPKDIANMKNFPKFARGRFEIIDVPKQSYDGQKIGSTEIKKAITAGQMDLAQKLLGAPYVMSGTVGHGLRNGHKLGFPTANLVWDTNKVVPKVGVYATRTKIKGQWYDSMTSVGYNVTINDNKKIFIESNLFGFNEEAYDEDMVIKWYKYTRGEIKFANLNELKMQMKQDEAEIKAYFAQRN; via the coding sequence GTGCACATTATCCATTTAACTTACCCCATCGGCGAAAAGCTATTTCCAACTAATATTATCTTAGCGCTTGGTTTTTTTGATGGCGTCCATCTCGGACACCAGCAGTTAATTAAAATTGCCAAAAAAAAGGCAGACGACAAGCACTTGCCTTTGGTTGTAATGACCTTTGACCGTCATCCTAAAGAGGTTTACCAAAATTCACAAGTTACCTATATAGATAATTTAGGTGAAAAAGCCTATAAAATGCAAAAACTTGGTGTCGACTATTTATTGGTCATGCATTTTAATGAGCAATTTTGCCAGTTAACTGCACAAGAATTTGTTGATAACATTGTCGTCAAACTGGGTGCTGACACGGTAGTGGCTGGCTTTGATTATACTTATGGTCCTAAAGATATTGCTAATATGAAAAATTTTCCTAAATTTGCTAGAGGCAGATTTGAAATAATTGATGTTCCGAAACAATCTTATGATGGTCAAAAGATTGGCTCGACGGAAATTAAAAAGGCAATTACTGCTGGTCAGATGGACTTAGCACAAAAACTTTTGGGTGCGCCATATGTTATGTCTGGGACAGTAGGTCATGGTCTGCGTAATGGGCATAAATTGGGCTTTCCTACAGCTAATCTAGTATGGGATACTAACAAAGTGGTGCCAAAGGTTGGCGTGTATGCAACCCGAACTAAAATTAAGGGTCAATGGTATGACTCAATGACTAGTGTTGGCTATAATGTAACTATTAATGATAATAAGAAGATTTTTATTGAATCTAATTTATTTGGGTTTAATGAAGAAGCTTATGACGAGGACATGGTTATAAAGTGGTACAAGTATACACGTGGTGAGATTAAGTTTGCTAACTTGAACGAGCTAAAAATGCAGATGAAACAAGATGAAGCTGAAATAAAGGCTTATTTTGCCCAGAGAAACTAA
- a CDS encoding ribosome-binding factor A translates to MKHRVGRVEGEILRELTKILRKNIRDPRVSDVTITAVECTNDLSYATVYYSILSENPKKEEEAAAGLEKAKGMMRHLLGQILTVYKVPELIFKRDNSVKYGSKIDRLIAEVKKQDEDRNN, encoded by the coding sequence ATGAAACACAGAGTAGGTCGTGTTGAAGGAGAGATCCTCCGTGAATTAACCAAAATTCTGCGGAAAAATATTCGTGATCCACGCGTAAGCGATGTTACAATTACTGCAGTTGAATGTACTAATGATTTGTCGTATGCAACTGTTTACTACAGCATTCTTTCTGAAAATCCAAAAAAGGAAGAAGAAGCTGCTGCAGGACTTGAAAAAGCAAAGGGCATGATGCGTCATTTGCTTGGTCAAATTTTAACAGTTTATAAAGTGCCTGAATTAATTTTCAAGCGAGACAATTCAGTAAAATATGGTAGTAAAATTGATCGACTAATTGCTGAAGTTAAAAAGCAAGATGAAGATCGAAATAATTAA
- a CDS encoding ribosomal L7Ae/L30e/S12e/Gadd45 family protein, producing MQNRQKALNLLGLAERAGKLVSGLEIVSVGLKAKKVKIVILANDSHADTSEKLTRIAKQNDVTVISEFSSSEISHAIGKNRKVLGITDTGFCKALIQKINEGV from the coding sequence TTGCAAAATAGACAAAAGGCATTGAATTTGCTAGGGCTTGCTGAGCGAGCTGGTAAGCTTGTTTCCGGTTTGGAAATCGTATCAGTTGGCTTAAAGGCAAAAAAAGTTAAAATAGTAATTTTGGCTAATGATAGTCACGCGGATACAAGCGAAAAGCTTACTCGAATTGCTAAGCAAAATGATGTTACTGTCATTTCTGAATTCAGCAGTAGCGAGATATCGCATGCAATAGGTAAAAACCGTAAGGTATTGGGGATTACTGATACAGGTTTTTGCAAAGCGTTAATACAAAAGATAAATGAAGGAGTGTGA
- the nusA gene encoding transcription termination factor NusA — protein sequence MSKEMLEAFATLEKTKGIKQDVIVEAIEAALVAAYKKNYNQATNVVVEFDERRGDFKLMTEKVVVEEVHDDRLEISLKDALAINKAYELGDKIRFEVAPKNFGRIAAQTAKQVIMQHLREAERNHIINEYSQYEDELITGTVERRDNRFVYVKIGNVEAVMPRNDQMPNETYNPQDQIRVLVTHVGSDTKGAQITVSRTAPDMVKRLFEQEVPEIYDGTVEIVSIAREAGDRTKIAVKSNDPNIDPVGTCVGQRGARVQNVVNELGGENIDVVKYEEDPSDFIANALNPAEVIAVQFGDEEDEKSALVIVPDYQLSLAIGKKGQNVRLAARLTGYKIDIRPESEVEFVDESSNEANQENEDAALNDVVDEAAEDIADSVSADDDSSVDDEDENAATSTQEDEETEQDAELTSTESEDTVDE from the coding sequence ATGTCTAAAGAAATGCTAGAGGCGTTTGCTACTTTAGAAAAAACAAAGGGTATCAAACAAGATGTGATTGTTGAAGCTATCGAGGCAGCGCTTGTTGCGGCATATAAAAAGAATTATAATCAGGCAACCAATGTTGTTGTTGAATTTGATGAACGCCGAGGCGATTTCAAATTAATGACTGAGAAAGTTGTTGTTGAAGAAGTTCACGATGACAGACTGGAGATCAGTTTGAAAGATGCCTTAGCCATTAATAAAGCATACGAATTGGGCGATAAAATCAGATTTGAAGTTGCACCTAAGAACTTTGGTCGAATTGCTGCACAAACAGCTAAACAAGTTATTATGCAACATTTGCGGGAAGCTGAAAGAAACCATATCATTAACGAATATTCACAATATGAAGATGAATTGATTACGGGTACAGTTGAACGGCGCGACAACCGCTTTGTTTATGTTAAAATTGGTAATGTTGAAGCTGTTATGCCTAGAAACGACCAGATGCCTAACGAAACTTATAACCCTCAAGACCAGATTCGGGTACTTGTCACTCATGTTGGTTCTGATACCAAGGGCGCACAAATTACTGTTTCACGGACAGCTCCTGATATGGTTAAGCGTCTTTTTGAACAAGAAGTTCCTGAGATTTACGATGGGACGGTAGAAATTGTTTCGATTGCGCGTGAAGCGGGAGACAGAACTAAGATTGCCGTTAAGTCTAACGATCCAAACATTGATCCTGTTGGTACTTGTGTCGGTCAACGCGGTGCCCGAGTTCAAAACGTAGTTAATGAACTAGGTGGCGAGAATATTGACGTCGTTAAGTATGAAGAAGATCCGTCTGATTTTATTGCCAATGCATTGAACCCTGCAGAAGTTATTGCGGTTCAATTTGGCGATGAAGAAGATGAAAAAAGTGCATTGGTAATTGTTCCGGATTACCAGTTATCGCTTGCCATTGGTAAAAAGGGTCAGAATGTTCGTTTAGCTGCTCGGCTAACGGGCTACAAGATTGACATCAGGCCAGAATCAGAAGTTGAGTTTGTCGATGAAAGCTCAAACGAAGCCAATCAGGAAAATGAAGATGCCGCTTTAAACGATGTAGTAGATGAAGCCGCTGAAGATATTGCTGATTCCGTTTCAGCTGACGATGATTCTTCAGTTGATGATGAAGATGAGAATGCCGCTACTTCTACTCAAGAAGATGAAGAAACAGAGCAAGATGCTGAACTAACTTCTACTGAAAGTGAAGATACTGTCGACGAATAA
- the infB gene encoding translation initiation factor IF-2, with the protein MAKKRIYEIAKDLGIDNKDVVNKAKDLGFDVKNHMSSLEDSQVNQLKGSFRNPAPAKKQEKAAKKSSKIKISVTSIRKNEKNHEDGKSNKNNRHNNNHRSNNRNRKEQDHSQQRSNREQSTRTQKPAAQDLLKQLKQKQRVEESTLNRQTEKARESYKNNTSKPQETKEETSAKKQEVVKVKKVETSAPKVTGPKIIKPSPARMKQNQTATSERPKAIDNNSVPEPAKEEKRRGNGHNSRNNGKPGRKGKNQAFGNNNNTYSKHQEKRKRKNKKRQYEQMPKKQPTQRKERPLPETLVYEVGMNAQDLGKILHREPAEIVKKLFMLGVMTNQNQSLDKDAIELVAAEYGINAEEKVHEDMSDIDNLYNKRMEASKESKHQIKRPPVVTIMGHVDHGKTTLLDRLRHTHVTDHEAGGITQKIGAYQVRIDNHLITFLDTPGHAAFSNMRERGAEITDIVVLVVAADDGVMPQTIEAIDHAKSAKVPIIVAINKMDAPGANPQHVTEQLMKYNLIPEDYGGDTIFVNISAKTGENVDELLQMILLQADVMELKADPKQKAIGTVIEARLSRGRGPVADLLVQQGTLHTGDPIVVGNRFGRVRVMTNDRGRQVEKATPSMPVEITGLNDVPESADKIVVFDDEKTARSVGEQRAQQALQQSRENVTHVTLDNLFDTMKKENMKEVDVVLKADVQGSTEALQQSLEKIEVEGVRVNIIHAGVGAVNESDVTLAGASNAFIIGFNVRPTATAKSQAEADGVDIRLYSIIYKAIDDVKAAMQGMLEPTYEDKVVGNLTVRETWKVSKVGTIAGAFVDSGYITRDSDVNLIRDGVVIYNGKVASLKRFKDDAKIVKQGFDCGLTIEGYNDIKIGDELEAVEQQEVKPN; encoded by the coding sequence ATGGCTAAGAAAAGAATCTATGAAATTGCAAAAGATTTAGGCATCGATAATAAAGATGTGGTCAATAAGGCGAAAGACCTTGGCTTTGATGTAAAAAATCATATGTCATCACTAGAGGATTCACAAGTGAATCAGTTAAAGGGTAGTTTTCGTAACCCCGCTCCCGCCAAAAAGCAAGAAAAAGCTGCTAAAAAGAGTAGCAAGATTAAGATTTCTGTTACTTCCATCCGTAAAAATGAGAAAAACCATGAAGACGGTAAAAGTAATAAGAACAATCGGCACAATAATAATCACCGTTCAAACAACCGCAATCGCAAAGAGCAAGATCATTCACAGCAACGTTCTAACCGAGAACAATCCACAAGAACACAGAAACCCGCTGCACAAGATCTTTTGAAGCAATTAAAACAAAAACAGAGAGTTGAAGAGAGTACGCTGAATCGTCAAACTGAAAAGGCTCGTGAGTCTTATAAGAATAATACAAGTAAACCACAAGAAACTAAGGAAGAAACCAGTGCCAAGAAGCAAGAAGTTGTTAAAGTAAAGAAAGTTGAAACTTCTGCTCCTAAAGTGACCGGTCCTAAAATTATTAAGCCCTCGCCAGCTAGAATGAAGCAGAACCAAACTGCTACTTCAGAGCGGCCAAAGGCTATCGACAATAATTCTGTTCCAGAGCCTGCCAAAGAAGAAAAGCGTCGTGGTAATGGCCATAATTCACGTAATAATGGTAAACCAGGTCGCAAAGGAAAGAATCAAGCATTTGGCAATAACAACAATACTTATTCTAAGCACCAAGAGAAGCGTAAGCGCAAGAATAAGAAACGGCAATATGAACAAATGCCGAAAAAGCAGCCAACTCAAAGAAAAGAGCGTCCATTACCAGAAACTTTAGTTTATGAAGTTGGGATGAATGCACAAGATTTGGGTAAAATTCTTCACCGTGAACCAGCAGAAATTGTTAAAAAGTTATTCATGCTTGGTGTAATGACTAATCAAAATCAATCTTTGGATAAGGACGCAATTGAACTAGTAGCGGCTGAATACGGAATTAATGCTGAAGAAAAAGTTCATGAGGACATGTCTGATATTGATAACTTATACAATAAGAGAATGGAAGCCTCTAAGGAATCTAAGCATCAGATTAAGCGTCCACCTGTAGTAACAATCATGGGTCACGTTGACCACGGAAAGACGACTTTACTTGATCGTTTACGTCATACTCATGTTACCGACCATGAAGCTGGCGGTATTACGCAAAAGATTGGTGCATATCAGGTTAGAATTGATAATCATTTGATTACCTTCTTGGATACCCCTGGACACGCGGCCTTTTCAAATATGCGTGAACGTGGTGCAGAGATTACTGATATTGTTGTTTTGGTCGTAGCTGCTGATGACGGTGTAATGCCACAAACAATTGAAGCGATTGATCATGCTAAAAGCGCTAAAGTTCCAATTATTGTTGCAATCAATAAAATGGATGCTCCAGGCGCCAACCCACAACATGTTACTGAGCAATTGATGAAGTATAATCTTATTCCAGAAGATTACGGTGGCGATACCATCTTTGTTAATATTTCTGCCAAAACTGGTGAAAATGTTGATGAATTATTGCAAATGATTTTACTTCAAGCTGATGTGATGGAATTAAAGGCTGATCCAAAACAAAAAGCTATCGGTACTGTTATTGAAGCTCGGTTATCTCGTGGACGTGGTCCAGTTGCCGACTTGTTAGTTCAACAAGGTACGCTTCATACTGGTGATCCAATTGTTGTTGGTAACCGGTTTGGTCGTGTTCGGGTAATGACCAATGATCGTGGTCGGCAGGTTGAAAAGGCAACACCTTCAATGCCAGTTGAAATTACTGGTTTGAATGATGTTCCTGAATCAGCCGATAAGATCGTTGTCTTTGATGACGAAAAGACTGCTCGAAGTGTTGGTGAGCAAAGAGCTCAACAAGCATTACAACAATCACGTGAAAATGTTACTCATGTTACTCTTGATAATTTGTTTGACACAATGAAGAAAGAGAATATGAAGGAAGTCGATGTTGTCTTAAAGGCAGATGTTCAAGGTTCGACAGAAGCTTTGCAACAATCTCTAGAAAAGATTGAGGTAGAGGGCGTTCGCGTTAACATTATTCACGCAGGCGTAGGTGCCGTTAATGAATCTGATGTCACATTGGCTGGTGCTTCCAATGCCTTCATCATCGGCTTTAATGTTCGACCAACGGCAACTGCTAAGTCGCAAGCTGAGGCTGATGGTGTCGATATTCGCTTATACAGTATTATTTACAAGGCGATTGATGATGTTAAGGCAGCTATGCAAGGAATGCTTGAGCCAACATACGAGGACAAGGTTGTCGGCAACTTAACAGTTCGTGAAACTTGGAAAGTTTCTAAAGTTGGAACTATTGCTGGTGCTTTTGTTGACTCGGGTTACATCACACGCGATTCTGATGTCAACTTAATTCGTGACGGTGTGGTCATTTATAACGGTAAAGTTGCTTCACTTAAGCGATTTAAGGATGATGCTAAAATTGTTAAGCAAGGTTTTGACTGTGGTTTGACAATTGAAGGCTATAATGACATTAAAATTGGTGATGAATTAGAAGCAGTTGAACAGCAAGAAGTTAAGCCTAACTAG
- the rnpM gene encoding RNase P modulator RnpM translates to MKKRKIPMRKDLLTNTMQPKKELVRIVIDKEKNISVDPTGKKPGRGAYVSLDPDKIEQAKEKGVLERSLGVKIAASFYEELYSYVDHQKARKELFGDD, encoded by the coding sequence TTGAAAAAAAGAAAAATTCCGATGCGGAAAGATTTATTAACCAATACCATGCAACCGAAAAAAGAGTTAGTTCGGATTGTAATTGATAAGGAAAAAAACATTTCTGTTGATCCTACAGGGAAAAAGCCAGGACGTGGTGCATATGTATCGCTTGATCCTGATAAAATTGAGCAAGCAAAAGAAAAAGGAGTTCTTGAGCGAAGCTTAGGTGTTAAAATTGCCGCTTCATTTTATGAAGAATTATATTCCTATGTTGATCATCAAAAAGCAAGAAAAGAATTGTTTGGTGATGATTAA